GCGTGGGGGAGTTCGAGACGACGGTCCACCCGGTGGGGGCGTCGATCGTGAAGGTGAACGTCGACTTGAGGTCGGGCTGCTCGAAGGTCGTGTAGACGCGACGGGCGTCGGGGACCTCGAACTGCGTGTAGAGGTAGACGCGGTCGTCGGCCGGGTCGACGAAGCGGTGCAGGCCCTCGCCGGTGCGCGAGTAGGGGAGACGGGTCTCGACCCGGAGCTCGTTCTCGGCGGCGAGGTCGGTCAGCGCGATGCGGCTGTCCGCGTACGCCGACGCGTCCAGCTCGGCGCCGTTCAGCCAGATCTTCGGGTCGCGCGCGTCGACCAGGTCAGCGAACGTCGACGCGCCCGGCTCCTTGCACGAGAAGCGGACGACGGTGGTCGACCCGAACTCGGTGGCGGAGAGAGTGAGGTCGAGGTCGACGGCGTAGTGGTGGACGTCGAGGAGCGCAGCCCGCTCCTGCGCTTCGGCACGCGTGAGGTTGGTTCCTGGCATGTGGCCCATCCTGTCACTCGGGCGGTGGGCGGGGCCACGGCGGTTTCGACGCGCGGCGCTCGCTAACCGTCCGACGGCCGCGGCGCCACCTCCCGCGCGTACGCCGCGGGAGGGGTGCCGACCACCTCGGTGAAGCGCCGTACGAGATGCGCCTGGTCGCTGAAACCGAGGTCGGCAGCGAGCACGGCCCACTCGACGGCGTCGCCCGACCGGGCGGCGGCCGCGGCGTCGAGCAGCCGGAACCGCTGCACGACCCACTTCGGCCCCACCCCGACGTACGTGGCGAACTCCCGCTGGAGCGTGCGCAGGCTGACCCCGGCGTACGAGGCGAGAGCGTCCGCGCGCGTCACGGTGCGGTCGGTCTCGGCGTGCTCGACGACCGCCCGCACCTCGTACGCCCGGGGGTCGGGCTCAATCCCGACCGCACCCAGGTACGCGGTGAGCGCCGCCGCCATCTCCTCGTCGGTGGCCTCCGGTGCCAGGATCGTCGCTGCGTACGGGCGGTCGTCGACGCCGAGCACGTCGCCTGCCGGCAGGAGCTGGTCGTACAGGTCGGCGACGTCGCCGCGGAGGTACGCGTGGAAGCCACCCGGGACGAACGACGCGCCCAGGACGTGGCCGCGCCCGGCCAGGGTGCGCGTGAACAGCCGTGGGATCACGCCGTGCACGAGCAGCCGCCCCTGCTCCGCGGCCAGGTGCACCCGCGGCTGTGGCACCACTGCCTGCTCGTACGGCTCCTCGACCTCCCACCGGACCCGCCAGA
Above is a genomic segment from Mumia sp. Pv4-285 containing:
- a CDS encoding helix-turn-helix domain-containing protein; amino-acid sequence: MQEPEGYPQAIVGRAEPIDVRRIDAPSGLDGVDYLWRVRWEVEEPYEQAVVPQPRVHLAAEQGRLLVHGVIPRLFTRTLAGRGHVLGASFVPGGFHAYLRGDVADLYDQLLPAGDVLGVDDRPYAATILAPEATDEEMAAALTAYLGAVGIEPDPRAYEVRAVVEHAETDRTVTRADALASYAGVSLRTLQREFATYVGVGPKWVVQRFRLLDAAAAARSGDAVEWAVLAADLGFSDQAHLVRRFTEVVGTPPAAYAREVAPRPSDG